From a single Columba livia isolate bColLiv1 breed racing homer chromosome 19, bColLiv1.pat.W.v2, whole genome shotgun sequence genomic region:
- the FAM78A gene encoding protein FAM78A, with protein sequence MGCIQSISCKSKVFRESISVIEVKASIDPIPTSIDESSSVVLRYRTPHFRASAQVLVPPIPKKETWIVGWIQACSHMEFYNHYGEQGMSSWELPDLLDGKIQAISDSDGVNYPWYGNTTETYTIVGPTKKESKFNISMNDNFYPSVTWAVPVSESNVAKLTSIHRDQSFTTWLVATNTATNEMVTLQTIKWRMRLGIEVNPSRPLGQRAKLQEPSAQEQPQVLSKNEPIPPSALVKPNANDAQVLMWRPKDGPPLVVIPPKHR encoded by the exons ATGGGCTGTATTCAGAGCATTAGCTGCAAATCCAAAGTTTTCCGGGAAAGTATTTCAGTGATTGAAGTCAAAGCCTCCATCGATCCCATTCCCACCAGCATCGACGAGTCCTCCAGCGTGGTCCTGCGCTACCGGACCCCTCACTTCCGAGCTTCTGCACAAGTCCTGGTGCCCCCTATTCCCAAGAAGGAGACCTGGATCGTGGGCTGGATCCAGGCTTGCAGCCACATGGAATTTTACAATCACTACGGGGAACAGGGAAT GTCAAGTTGGGAGCTTCCAGATCTACTGGACGGTAAAATCCAGGCCATCAGTGACTCAGACGGAGTGAACTACCCCTGGTATGGAAACACGACAGAAACCTACACCATCGTGGGGCCCACCAAGAAGGAGTCCAAGTTCAACATCAGCATGAACGACAACTTCTACCCCAGCGTGACGTGGGCGGTGCCCGTCAGCGAGAGCAACGTGGCCAAACTGACGAGCATCCACCGGGATCAAAGCTTCACCACCTGGCTGGTGGCCACCAACACGGCCACCAACGAAATGGTGACCTTGCAGACTATCAAATGGCGCATGAGGCTGGGCATCGAGGTGAATCCCAGCAGACCCTTGGGGCAGCGTGCCAAGCTGCAGGAACCCTCTGCTCAAGAGCAGCCCCAGGTCCTTAGCAAGAATGAGCCAATACCACCTAGTGCCCTTGTCAAACCCAATGCCAATGATGCTCAGGTACTCATGTGGAGGCCAAAGGATGGACCACCACTTGTGGTGATACCTCCGAAACACCGATAA